One genomic segment of Candidatus Poribacteria bacterium includes these proteins:
- a CDS encoding right-handed parallel beta-helix repeat-containing protein: MKTTTIKQQHQKFTPYNTLTFLICVLAAFYCGCQGETFNVDIGDTGSEIIEKSGELTENEVWDGRIYITDTLVVPEGITLTIRAGTIVGFEPMDTPSQIIVHGELYAEGSPDRMIVFGSLGKLRERQQAPEVETTADPIATGFTTGVEGYANPEPQKTVAADPPKAGDWAGIQIEAGSPNSRLTYCRIQHANVGIITRTDAVQIERCLLSENKTGVLSESTNPTITSNEFNRNGTGSRFQGSASPDVEYNEFTANNYGIICEDDSRPRIQYNVLRANYENAIACYSTSSPEIISNNITMNVGWAVYDGGRLRDNFIQGNKQIGPNITELGVGTQSDQFYGVEEAYEPRNSPVTEAGVPRENF, encoded by the coding sequence ATGAAAACAACAACCATCAAACAGCAGCACCAGAAATTTACACCCTATAACACCTTAACTTTCCTGATCTGTGTCTTAGCCGCATTCTATTGTGGATGCCAAGGTGAAACCTTCAACGTTGATATAGGCGACACCGGTTCAGAAATCATAGAGAAATCTGGTGAACTCACAGAGAATGAAGTCTGGGACGGACGTATCTATATCACTGACACGCTCGTTGTGCCAGAAGGCATCACGCTGACGATCCGAGCGGGAACCATCGTCGGTTTTGAACCGATGGATACACCGAGCCAGATCATCGTGCATGGCGAACTCTATGCTGAAGGATCACCGGATAGAATGATCGTCTTCGGTTCCTTAGGGAAACTGCGTGAGCGTCAACAAGCACCCGAAGTGGAAACAACCGCTGATCCAATAGCAACAGGTTTTACAACGGGCGTAGAAGGATATGCCAACCCCGAACCGCAGAAGACCGTCGCAGCGGATCCTCCAAAAGCTGGCGATTGGGCAGGAATTCAGATCGAAGCTGGAAGCCCAAACAGTCGCCTAACATATTGCCGCATCCAACATGCGAATGTGGGTATCATAACACGAACAGACGCGGTCCAAATCGAGAGGTGTCTACTCAGCGAAAACAAAACCGGTGTCCTTTCTGAGAGTACGAATCCCACTATTACCAGCAACGAGTTCAATAGAAACGGCACAGGTTCCCGGTTCCAAGGAAGCGCGTCGCCAGATGTAGAATACAACGAATTCACGGCTAACAATTACGGAATCATCTGCGAAGACGATTCCCGACCGCGCATTCAGTATAACGTTCTCCGTGCCAATTACGAGAATGCTATTGCCTGCTATTCCACCTCCTCACCGGAGATAATTTCCAACAATATAACGATGAACGTCGGTTGGGCAGTCTATGATGGCGGTAGACTCCGAGACAACTTTATTCAGGGGAATAAACAGATTGGACCCAATATCACCGAACTCGGTGTCGGAACACAAAGCGATCAATTTTACGGCGTAGAGGAAGCATACGAGCCGAGAAACTCTCCGGTAACAGAAGCAGGCGTGCCACGAGAAAATTTCTAA
- a CDS encoding UbiA family prenyltransferase yields MDRFKAYLDLIRYPLFAIPIVATLPGVLIASEGHLTWRVAAVLLIALCGYFAGMIKNDYFHHETDKRTNPERPLPSQRLTPRQAIVPASIIYGLCVIGGFWLNIKAGLLVMGLVAISHLYNAIFKAKGILGSLTLPLGIGLLSVFGALAVSGSVPRLVWYAFAATTLYDLGTHITTTFKDISRDEQLGIVTTPLQIGIRPALLLSAVATVLAFVIAFLPYWMEPELQKSYIVWVILGIITTVGTRISLYLQPNEKNGYFALKGSMVGSILFFPCLIGAQVSIAISAAIIVPLLFVTLLLLRTTHQEV; encoded by the coding sequence ATGGATCGCTTCAAAGCCTATCTCGACCTCATCCGCTATCCGCTCTTTGCGATTCCGATTGTTGCGACACTCCCCGGCGTACTCATTGCGAGTGAGGGACATCTGACGTGGCGGGTTGCAGCGGTACTGTTAATCGCACTCTGCGGTTACTTCGCTGGAATGATAAAGAACGACTATTTTCACCACGAAACAGACAAACGGACGAACCCGGAGCGTCCGCTTCCATCACAACGTCTCACACCGCGGCAAGCAATTGTTCCCGCGAGTATTATCTACGGATTATGTGTCATCGGTGGTTTCTGGCTCAACATCAAAGCAGGCTTATTGGTGATGGGCTTGGTCGCTATTTCGCATCTCTACAACGCAATTTTCAAAGCGAAGGGTATCTTAGGAAGTCTCACACTACCTTTAGGAATTGGGTTACTGAGTGTTTTCGGCGCATTAGCTGTGAGTGGTAGCGTTCCACGGTTAGTGTGGTATGCCTTCGCTGCGACAACACTTTACGATCTCGGCACACACATTACAACAACGTTCAAAGACATCTCGCGGGACGAACAACTTGGAATCGTGACGACACCGCTCCAGATTGGTATCCGTCCGGCACTCCTGCTCTCAGCGGTTGCTACCGTCCTTGCTTTTGTTATCGCCTTTTTACCGTATTGGATGGAACCGGAGCTTCAAAAATCTTATATCGTCTGGGTAATCCTGGGCATCATTACTACTGTTGGCACCCGTATTTCACTCTATCTTCAACCGAATGAGAAAAACGGGTACTTCGCGCTGAAGGGTTCGATGGTGGGGTCTATTCTCTTTTTTCCTTGTCTGATCGGTGCGCAGGTGTCGATCGCTATTTCCGCTGCGATCATCGTTCCATTGCTGTTCGTGACACTGCTTTTGTTAAGAACAACGCACCAAGAGGTATAA
- a CDS encoding sulfatase: protein MKNIVLLITDTFRYDNLGERARRPIRTPRLDKFETERATAIDKFYMSSFPTVPHRTDIMTATVGWPHYPWQPINQSGRNITARLLSEQGYATQLICDTPHLFNTRFQDAFDAAFQHRGQEGDKPLLHHNDEMKIVMPNEKTRPHPSYRGHTLPNTHRWTNRYYQYETETFSSRTSETTIRWLEENHRAGPFFLWVDFFDPHEPWDPPEYLVKRYDPDYTGPPMLHPNYGLSSLFTDAELHNLWAHYAGESELIDRHIGNVLQKVEDLELWDDTLVVVMSDHGMSIGEHSRTGKSNIDPEDSRYWPTYPEINHEMFLIAGGDIPCGQRLDLIAQPMDIMPTLCELAGVNLDPPKPFEGRSFAQALLNGDAQHREYAVTGCHIGAPDGTVPRRATTPFLVTERWGYAPVGEYGRPELFDLPADPIAENNIAADNMELVKELHEMFMAHLTEHNAPEKFLDLWKEEPSGDGRGKWSIDYPEEDE, encoded by the coding sequence ATGAAAAATATTGTTTTACTTATTACGGATACCTTTCGGTATGACAACTTAGGCGAACGGGCAAGACGACCTATTCGCACACCAAGACTCGACAAATTCGAGACAGAGCGGGCGACTGCTATCGACAAATTCTATATGAGCAGCTTCCCGACGGTGCCGCACCGCACAGATATTATGACAGCGACAGTCGGGTGGCCCCACTACCCGTGGCAACCAATCAATCAGAGTGGACGGAACATCACCGCGAGACTCCTGAGCGAGCAGGGATACGCAACGCAGCTTATCTGTGACACCCCACACCTGTTTAACACACGGTTCCAAGACGCTTTCGATGCGGCTTTCCAACATCGCGGGCAAGAGGGCGACAAACCGCTTCTTCATCACAACGACGAGATGAAAATCGTTATGCCGAACGAGAAAACACGACCACATCCGTCATATAGAGGACACACGCTGCCGAACACGCACCGCTGGACGAACCGCTACTACCAGTATGAGACGGAGACGTTCTCCAGTAGGACCTCCGAGACCACAATTCGATGGTTGGAGGAGAACCATCGCGCAGGTCCTTTCTTCCTCTGGGTTGACTTCTTTGATCCACATGAACCGTGGGATCCACCTGAATATCTCGTCAAACGCTACGATCCGGATTACACGGGTCCGCCGATGCTACATCCGAACTACGGTCTGTCGTCCCTCTTTACGGATGCGGAACTGCACAACCTCTGGGCACACTACGCAGGCGAGTCCGAACTCATTGACCGACACATCGGAAACGTTCTGCAGAAAGTGGAAGATTTAGAGTTATGGGACGATACACTCGTCGTTGTGATGTCCGATCACGGGATGTCCATCGGCGAACACAGCAGGACGGGTAAATCCAACATCGATCCAGAAGATTCGCGCTACTGGCCCACGTATCCAGAGATTAACCATGAGATGTTCCTAATTGCAGGTGGAGATATCCCGTGTGGGCAACGTCTCGATCTCATCGCACAACCGATGGATATTATGCCAACCCTCTGTGAATTGGCGGGTGTTAACTTAGATCCACCGAAACCGTTCGAGGGACGTTCTTTCGCACAGGCACTCCTCAATGGCGATGCACAACACAGGGAATACGCCGTAACCGGTTGCCATATCGGTGCACCGGACGGGACCGTGCCGCGCCGGGCGACAACGCCTTTCCTCGTCACGGAACGCTGGGGATACGCGCCTGTCGGTGAATACGGCAGACCGGAACTCTTTGATCTACCCGCAGACCCCATCGCTGAGAACAACATCGCTGCAGACAACATGGAACTGGTCAAGGAGCTGCATGAAATGTTTATGGCGCATCTTACGGAGCATAACGCCCCTGAGAAGTTTCTTGATCTCTGGAAGGAAGAGCCTTCCGGTGACGGTCGCGGTAAGTGGTCGATTGACTATCCAGAGGAAGATGAATAG
- a CDS encoding N-6 DNA methylase yields the protein MDEQLTKIHRIEAERLKLQARLNTGKPQEERNKLGQFATPPKLAMDIVGASRELIGNSERIRFLDPAFGTGAFYFALLECCSDLHLNWARGYEIDPHYGSETIELWNDTALDLRIADFTKSNPPNFEQDKANFLICNPPYSRHHHLSSDEKLRLQRLANQITGMRISQLSGLYCYFILISHSWLADNGLACWLVPSEFMDVNYGQQLKKYLTTCVSLLRVHRFSPKELQFGDALVSSSVIWFRKTKPSKNCKVEFTYGGPIKEPRKRRILSIDSMRDMRKWNHLSNVVRVSNTDAIDKSTSLKLSDFFQVRRGLVTGANKFFLLSSAKVSKYNLPTEFLTPVLPSPRYLLSDEIQADDAKNPILKQPLFLLNCSLPERIIQVDYPSLWEYLQSGIQMGIHERYLCRHRSPWYSQEKREPTLFLCTYMGRESIRNPKPFRFILNHSKAIAANGYLMLYPTSFLERAFQRDPRLIRTAWETLNAITPQDLVSEARVYGDGLYKLEPKELANVSVGNVFSERLGLEEHPTVQQMEFL from the coding sequence ATGGACGAGCAACTTACAAAAATTCATCGAATTGAGGCAGAGCGGTTAAAGCTTCAGGCTCGATTAAATACGGGAAAACCCCAAGAGGAACGGAATAAATTAGGTCAATTTGCGACTCCACCGAAGTTGGCAATGGACATTGTAGGGGCCTCAAGGGAATTAATTGGGAATTCCGAAAGGATTCGTTTTCTTGATCCAGCGTTCGGTACAGGAGCATTTTATTTTGCTTTATTGGAATGTTGTTCAGATTTACATCTCAATTGGGCACGAGGGTATGAAATAGATCCCCACTATGGAAGTGAGACTATTGAGTTATGGAATGATACAGCACTTGACTTGAGAATTGCTGATTTTACAAAATCTAACCCACCAAATTTTGAGCAGGATAAAGCCAATTTTCTAATTTGTAACCCGCCTTATTCTAGACACCATCATTTATCCTCTGATGAGAAGTTAAGGTTACAGAGACTTGCCAACCAAATAACAGGTATGAGGATAAGTCAGTTATCAGGTTTATACTGCTACTTCATACTTATTTCGCACAGTTGGTTGGCAGATAATGGCTTGGCTTGTTGGCTTGTACCAAGCGAATTTATGGATGTAAACTACGGTCAGCAACTGAAAAAATATCTGACGACTTGCGTAAGTTTGTTACGTGTTCATCGCTTTTCACCTAAGGAATTGCAGTTTGGCGACGCTCTTGTTTCTTCATCTGTGATTTGGTTTAGAAAAACTAAACCATCAAAAAATTGTAAGGTCGAATTTACTTATGGTGGTCCGATAAAGGAACCAAGGAAACGTCGTATTTTGTCTATTGATTCAATGCGAGATATGAGAAAGTGGAATCATCTATCTAATGTTGTCCGGGTTTCTAATACTGATGCGATAGATAAATCTACCTCTCTGAAATTATCAGACTTTTTTCAGGTAAGACGCGGTTTAGTAACAGGTGCAAACAAATTTTTTCTCCTTTCCTCTGCTAAGGTTTCTAAATATAACCTGCCTACTGAGTTTCTAACACCAGTATTACCAAGTCCTCGATACCTATTATCCGATGAAATTCAGGCTGATGATGCAAAAAATCCTATACTGAAACAGCCCCTGTTTTTGTTAAATTGTTCTTTACCAGAGCGCATCATTCAAGTTGATTATCCATCACTTTGGGAATATTTGCAATCGGGAATTCAGATGGGAATTCACGAGCGTTATCTGTGTCGGCATCGTTCTCCTTGGTACTCGCAAGAGAAACGCGAGCCAACCTTATTTCTCTGTACATATATGGGAAGAGAATCTATCAGAAACCCAAAACCCTTTCGTTTTATTTTAAACCACTCTAAAGCAATCGCTGCAAACGGATATTTGATGTTATATCCGACCTCTTTTTTGGAAAGGGCATTCCAAAGGGATCCGAGGCTAATTCGTACAGCATGGGAAACTTTAAACGCTATCACACCACAGGATTTAGTAAGTGAAGCTCGGGTCTATGGTGATGGGCTCTATAAACTTGAACCTAAAGAATTAGCTAATGTTTCCGTGGGGAACGTATTTTCAGAACGATTAGGTTTGGAAGAACATCCTACAGTACAACAGATGGAATTTTTATAG
- a CDS encoding AAA family ATPase, producing MLINSGTSRSLVLSGNIHDLFFLRDGDSTDYIPLIPFLTRSWDIPGFILIVYELNGPIRFAKEGEREKVKRAFELWRGATDANLDIEASSGRGPLQGALNAAAPTEASFEQYMNDAIGSPTLALELLRQLCLLSRSTNAQSEKLLTEKLIILIEATEMLLPEGEIRSLSLPDRHRVSIVQDWISDSSFMNGNDTVIFITESASLVNSRIIRLPQVITVEIPSPRMEERQHFISWFNNTPQLVEKPLNLWGTQAQLAMLTAGLSIQALRQLLLSACYSGEKLEPEDVIGKVSEFIQGQLGEDVVEFKKPAHSLKDIVGNQKLVTFLQTQLIPRIASTGPDAIPGMSVCGPIGSGKTFIFEGLAGELDIPVLVLKNIRSMWFGQTDVLFERLRRLLMALVKVLIFVDEADTQFGDVGKDAHSTERRLTGKIQAMMSDPQLRGNITWLLMTARIYNLSPDLRREGRVGDMVIPVLDPKDEDREAFLHWTITKVLPSPLPEEAIKQLSKLTEDYSAASFASLRSDLEAASLLKNDKLTLDEIIVVVEDRILPNIGPIRHYQTLQALVNCTRKSLLPDDYSPEIRESWVKQIARLEAIGVSS from the coding sequence ATGCTCATTAATTCCGGAACGTCCCGTAGCCTCGTCCTATCTGGAAATATCCACGATCTCTTTTTTTTACGCGACGGAGATAGCACGGACTATATTCCACTCATCCCCTTTTTAACCCGCAGCTGGGACATCCCAGGGTTCATTTTGATAGTTTATGAACTCAATGGACCCATCCGATTCGCCAAAGAAGGTGAACGTGAAAAAGTTAAGCGCGCTTTCGAGCTATGGAGAGGCGCAACCGATGCCAATCTCGACATCGAGGCAAGCAGCGGGCGGGGACCGTTGCAAGGTGCACTCAATGCCGCCGCCCCAACTGAGGCCTCTTTTGAGCAGTACATGAACGATGCAATCGGCAGTCCGACCTTGGCACTCGAACTCTTAAGACAGCTCTGCCTATTGTCCCGATCTACAAACGCGCAGAGTGAAAAACTACTCACCGAAAAATTGATAATCCTAATTGAAGCAACAGAAATGTTGCTCCCAGAAGGTGAAATTCGGAGCTTGTCACTCCCAGACAGACATCGGGTCAGCATCGTTCAAGATTGGATATCCGACTCCAGTTTCATGAACGGCAACGATACCGTCATTTTCATCACGGAATCGGCAAGCCTTGTGAACTCCCGTATTATCAGACTGCCACAGGTCATCACCGTCGAAATCCCATCGCCGAGGATGGAGGAGCGTCAACATTTCATTTCATGGTTTAATAACACGCCACAACTCGTAGAGAAGCCGCTAAACCTTTGGGGCACGCAAGCACAGCTCGCAATGCTCACAGCCGGTTTATCCATACAGGCATTACGCCAGCTGCTTCTCTCTGCCTGTTATTCTGGAGAAAAATTGGAACCTGAGGACGTTATCGGGAAAGTGTCTGAATTTATCCAAGGACAATTAGGCGAGGACGTTGTAGAGTTCAAAAAGCCAGCACACAGTCTTAAGGACATCGTTGGCAACCAAAAACTGGTGACGTTTCTGCAGACACAGTTGATTCCGCGGATCGCTTCGACCGGTCCCGATGCAATCCCCGGCATGAGCGTTTGTGGGCCCATCGGTAGCGGAAAAACCTTTATCTTCGAGGGGCTTGCGGGTGAACTCGACATTCCTGTGCTTGTCCTCAAAAACATTCGGAGCATGTGGTTTGGACAGACAGATGTGTTGTTTGAACGGCTTCGACGACTTCTGATGGCACTCGTAAAGGTGCTCATCTTCGTTGACGAAGCAGATACGCAATTCGGCGATGTCGGGAAGGATGCACACAGCACAGAACGTCGTTTGACAGGAAAGATACAGGCAATGATGTCGGACCCGCAACTCCGCGGCAATATCACATGGCTTCTGATGACCGCCCGAATTTACAACCTCTCACCTGACTTACGGCGAGAAGGCAGAGTCGGCGATATGGTAATCCCCGTGCTTGACCCAAAGGACGAGGACCGCGAGGCGTTCCTACATTGGACGATTACCAAAGTCCTTCCCAGTCCCCTTCCTGAAGAAGCAATCAAACAACTATCAAAACTAACTGAGGATTATTCCGCCGCGAGTTTCGCATCGCTGCGCTCGGATCTGGAAGCCGCCAGCCTCCTCAAAAACGATAAACTGACACTCGATGAAATCATCGTTGTCGTAGAAGATCGCATTCTGCCGAATATTGGACCGATCCGACACTATCAAACCTTGCAAGCCCTCGTGAATTGCACACGAAAATCCCTACTCCCTGACGACTATTCCCCGGAAATTCGAGAATCGTGGGTGAAACAGATTGCACGACTTGAAGCAATAGGTGTCAGCAGTTAA
- a CDS encoding PQQ-like beta-propeller repeat protein — protein sequence MKQLTCLFIALFAVAVVQAQFVSADEWHQWRGENREGVWNETGIIEKFEGEEIPLRWRVPIGSGYSGPSVADGRVYVTDRLTKPKQVERVHCFDWETGESLWSYTYDCVYKIDYTAGPRANVTVHDGLAYALGAMGHLHCFDAVTGEIVWKRDLNAEYNIHMPIWGIACAPIVEGESLIVQIGGKPNACIVAFDWKTGEEKWKALDDNASYSAPIVITQAGKRVLICWTGANIAALDPQTGKVHWLYPFPPESFEIAIATPIFNQNELFVTEFRQGSLLLKLPPDKLAVELGWHRKGKNEQNTDALQTTMATPVRIGDYIYGVDSYGELRCLDAGNGDRIWEDLTAVRKARWSNIHFISHPAASDNRVWMFNEHGELLITELSPEGLNIISRAKLIEPTRDQLNRRGGVTWAHPAFAYKHVFARNDNELVCANLAKNEK from the coding sequence ATGAAACAGCTTACATGTTTATTTATTGCCCTATTTGCTGTAGCAGTCGTACAGGCGCAATTCGTAAGTGCCGATGAATGGCACCAGTGGCGTGGTGAAAACCGGGAAGGTGTCTGGAACGAAACGGGTATCATTGAAAAATTTGAAGGCGAAGAGATTCCACTTCGTTGGCGCGTCCCTATCGGCAGTGGTTATAGCGGACCGAGTGTTGCTGATGGGCGCGTATACGTCACGGACAGACTCACGAAACCGAAACAGGTTGAGCGCGTTCATTGTTTCGATTGGGAAACAGGCGAATCACTCTGGTCTTATACCTATGATTGCGTGTATAAAATCGACTATACAGCAGGACCGCGTGCAAATGTTACCGTTCATGATGGACTCGCTTATGCGTTAGGGGCGATGGGGCACCTACACTGTTTCGATGCCGTTACCGGTGAAATCGTATGGAAAAGAGATCTCAATGCCGAATATAATATTCACATGCCGATCTGGGGCATTGCGTGCGCACCCATTGTTGAGGGTGAAAGCCTGATCGTTCAAATCGGTGGGAAGCCGAACGCCTGTATCGTCGCATTTGATTGGAAAACCGGTGAGGAGAAGTGGAAAGCATTGGATGATAACGCCTCTTATTCGGCACCGATCGTCATTACGCAAGCAGGCAAACGTGTCCTAATTTGTTGGACAGGTGCTAACATCGCCGCACTTGACCCACAAACAGGAAAAGTCCACTGGCTCTATCCGTTCCCACCGGAAAGCTTTGAGATCGCTATCGCGACACCTATTTTCAATCAGAATGAATTGTTCGTTACGGAGTTCCGTCAAGGGTCTCTGCTCCTGAAGCTGCCACCGGATAAGTTAGCAGTAGAACTCGGTTGGCATCGCAAGGGAAAAAACGAACAGAACACCGATGCGCTTCAGACGACAATGGCAACACCTGTCCGAATAGGCGATTACATTTATGGCGTAGATAGTTATGGTGAACTCCGCTGTCTCGACGCAGGAAACGGTGATCGGATTTGGGAAGACCTTACCGCTGTGCGGAAAGCACGCTGGAGCAACATCCATTTCATCAGTCATCCAGCAGCATCAGATAATAGGGTATGGATGTTCAACGAACATGGCGAACTTCTCATCACAGAACTTTCTCCTGAAGGACTTAACATTATCAGTCGTGCCAAGTTAATCGAACCGACGCGCGACCAATTGAACCGAAGGGGCGGCGTTACGTGGGCGCATCCTGCGTTTGCCTATAAACACGTCTTCGCACGAAACGACAATGAACTCGTTTGTGCCAATTTAGCAAAGAACGAAAAATAA